The Peribacillus simplex genome contains the following window.
GGGAATTGCTCAAGCCCTCTTAGGAGAACCAGATGTCATTTTATTAGATGAGCCAGCAAACGGTCTGGATCCTATGGGAATGAGAGAATTAAGGGAATTAATTCTTGAACTTCGAGAAAAGAAAAACCTAACATTTTTCATCTCTAGTCATTTACTTGACGAAATTCAACAAATGTGTGATCGTCTTGTCATTATTCGTAACGGTAAACTTGTTACACAAGGAAGCAAAGAGGAGTTAATTAAAGATCCAAGTAAGAGACTAGAAGATGTATTTGTGGAGATGATGACATCATGAAAGGACTTTTCACTTCAGAGTTAGAACGATTATGGTCCCAAAAGATATCATGGATCATACTATTTTTTATACCCTTGATGTCGATAGGTTCAGTTAAATATTACTTGAGTTGGAATGAACGAGTGTCACCAGGGCAACCAGATTATGTAACTTCCTTAAACTTTCCTATAATCAGCATTTCTGAACATCTCGTTGTTTCTTTTAATATCATAGCTATAATACTAATTTCTACGGTTATAGCTAATGAGATAGAAAATGGGCAGTTAAGAATGATCCTCATTCGTCCTTTTTCTACAACTCAACTTTTTTTAGCAAAATTAGCTACTATTTTAACAACCATGTTCTTGTATTTAACTCTATTTTGGATTTTAAATACTGTTGCTGGTTATATCTTTTTTCCCAAGGTTGATACCTTAATAACATTTTTAGATGAGCAGAAATTATCTTTGACAGCAGCTTTATTATATAACGTTAAATACTTCTTTGCTTGTTTTGTGACAATGATTAGCGTTGTGTCAGTCTTTACATTATTGGGATCAATAAGCAGAAGTACAATGATTACACTTGGGGCAGGGGTTGGCTTTATTTTCTTAGCAATCGCCATTCCTCAGCTCTTAGAATTCTCGACGCAAACGATTATCGGGCACAGCACAGTGATTCACCTTATGTACATGTCTATTGTGAAAATTCAGCACACGGGAATAGCATTTTTACTTTCATCAACTAACAATCTAAATTCCTATATCATTTTAGTTCAAACGGTATACATTGCTCTATTTGGTTTAATTGCTTATTGGACATTTGTGAAAAGAGATTATTTTATTTGAATTAGGGAGGGTTTTAATTGAAAGCATTATTTATAAGCGAATGGGAGAGACTTTGGAGTCAAAAAAAAAGTAAGTGGATGATTGGAATCTTTACTGTAATTGTACTTCTTCAAGCATGGTTTTTAAGATACTATGGAGTTGGAATTTATAATAACGATCAGCAAGTACCTCTAAATACTTGGAATTTTCCATGGTTTTTATTAAAAGAATCTTCATTCTTACTTACATTGATTTTTATGCCTGTTTTTTTTCTAAATAGCCTTAATGTAGAATATAATTCAGGGGCATATCGTCTTTTTTTAATTAGACCTTTTAAAAGAAAATCATTTCTAATTTCAAAATGGTTCTCTCTTGCCTTAATGGTACTAGTACATTTATTAATTATTCTAGGGATTGGTATAGCGTTTGGTTTTATCTTCTTAAAACCAGATAATGATTTTACTTTTTATGGTCAACAGAAGAATGCTATAGAAGCTATATTATATACAGTACAAGTGTATGGTCTCTTTTTCATCATTCAAATGTGCTGTTTAGCTCTTGCTAGTTTAATTAGTGTAATTATTTCAAATGCGGTTATTAGCTTTTTCTTATTAATTGGGTTATATGTAGGTTGTTTGTATGTTTCTAGCCAACTTTCATTTTTCTTATTATCAGTTCAAAGTATCTTTCATACTCTGAGTACCACTAGCAATTCTTTATATATTTTTGCACTCATTATTATGTTAGTTGGTTTTGGTGCTTGTGTAAGGATCTGGAGTAAAAAAGAATTTACTTCTTAAATAAAGATAGGAGGAAGAATTAAAATGGCTATATTGGAAGCACGAGAAATTACAAAAGTTTATAAAACTAAGTACAGAACGTACCCTGTCTTAAAGAATATAAGTTTAGATATTGAAGAAGGCGATTTTGTAGCAATTATGGGTCCTTCGGGAAGTGGAAAGTCTACCTTATTAAATGTGCTTTCTTCCCTTGATATCCCCTCAGATGGGGATATCAAGGTCGGGGGAACTACTCTTACAGGTATGAAAGAAGAACAATTAGGTATTTACCGACGTGAGCATATTGGTTTCATCTTTCAAAATTACAACTTGTTAGATCATTTGACTATTGAAGAAAATATTTTATTACCTGCTGCTTTAAAAAAAGGAGATAAGAAAGGTGTACAGAATAAACTTCAAACATTTGCTAAAGAATTGGAAGTGACAAAATTTTTAACTAAATATCCTTATGAAGTCTCTGGGGGGCAGCAGCAAAGAGCTGCTATCATTCGTGCTCTTATTAACAATCCTGCTTTATTATTTGCTGATGAACCTACAGGGAATTTAGATTCTAAATCTGCTCAAAATGTTCTACATACATTAAAAATGTTAAATGATAAGTACAAAACAACTATTTTAATGGTAACTCATGATTCGGTGGCTGCTAGCTTTTGTAACAGGGTCATTTTTTTAAAGGATGGCCAAATTGTCCATGAGATGAAGCGTTCTAAATTAGAAGATACGTCTAAGTTCAATCAAAGAATCTTATCTTTTATCGCTAAGGAAGTGGAGGATAATGATGTCAATGTGGAAATATATAACTAAGAATATAACCCGTAATCTTTCTCATTATACAGTATACATACTTAGTAGCATTCTTTCTGTAGCAATTTTTTATATGTACGCAGCCTTTCTTTTATATCCAAAGATTTCAGGAACAGAACAGTTATTAATTGCATGTGAAATTATTATTTTGCTATTTTCTTGTTTCTTTATTACATATTCATATGAGCATTTCCTTAGAGAAAGAAAAAAAGAAATGGGTATTTGGAAAACATTTGGAGCCTCTAGAAGGCAATTGTTTAACGTGATCGTTTTAGAGAACGCCGTAGTTGGTACGTTTTCTATTTTAGTGGGTATTTTATTGGGAATGCTGTTATCAAAGGTTTTCTTTAATTTTATTAGTGATATTCTATTTTTGAATCAATCGTTCATTTATACTTTTTCTCCCGTGGCTGTTTTTGTTACGGTTATTTTATTTGGAATAGTATTTTTACTTGTTTCGTGTCGAAGTTACTTAAAGATTAAACGAATTGCAGTTCTAGAGTTATTTCAAGAAGAAAGAAAACCTAAACCTTCAGCTCAATTCTCTAGGGTTAAATTCATTTTATCTATCTGTTTTCTTTTAGCCTCTTATATATTTATCTCTTACGCATCTTTACCTATGCTATTATTTACTTTTTTACCCTTATTAGCCTTAGTGCTAGTAGGCACATACCTATTCTGTTCAAATGGTTTAGTAGGTGTAATATCTTACTTAAATAATAAAGAAAAACGGCAGTTAAATGGGATAAAGATGTTAACTCTTATAAGTTTAAGAAAAAAATTATATTATAATTCAAAAATTATCTTTATCGTATCTATTCTATTATCTGCAATTATGATATCAATAGGTTCTATTCAGTTATATATAGAAAAGAACAAACAAAGAATGCAAAGCACTCACCCTCAAGGAGCATTATTTGTTGCATCAAAGGGGAAGGAAAACAAAATAGAAGATAGTATAAATGAATTGAAGAGACAAGGAATAAAGGATTTACAAACGAAGAAATGGGAAGGACTAAAAATTTCTTCAAAGAGTGGGAAAAAGGAATTTTTAATAATACAGAATGACCCATCTTTTATAAAAAATGAAGATGCATTAAAAAATAACAATTATATTTTTAATAATAAAAAAAAGAATGATATTACTAATGGAATCGTAAAATTAAAATCTGAAAAAAGGGAGAGAGATCTAAAAGTTAAAGATATGAACGGTAAAAGAGTTCTTAATCCCATAGATGGAATTGAGGGTATTATCTCTGTACCGAAAAATACTTTTAGTGAAATATATAGAACAACGATTTCTGAAAAGAAATTGTCACTTTATAAACTAGATTTTAAAGAGGATGCAAAAAGTTATAACCTTTTTAAGAAATTATCAGATACAGCCTTGTTAAAATCAGATAATCTTCATAATGTTCGACTTCTCGATTATGAAAATACAGTGCAATTATCTTCAATACTGAGACTTACAGGACTGTTTATATGCTTAGTTTTGTTTCTTGCTTTAGCTAGTCTGCTTTGGTTTAAACTGTATGAAGATATGAATGATGATAAAAAAGTATTTCACTCATTACGAAAAGTTGGTCTTACAGATAAAGAAGTTAAAAGGACTTTGTACATTCAAATTTCAGTCATATTCTTTGTTCCTTTATCTTTAGGGGGATTAAATTTATTTATAGCTACTAATGCCTTGCAAAATATATTAGAAGGAATCACAATTTATTCTATAATAGTAATATTTTTAATATTTGGAGTGTCTCAATTTATTATCTATCTTATTTCTAGTTACTTTTATTCTAAAAAGGTGCTATGAAAAGAAGGTATTTTTGTCTAGGAGAGTACTAACTAATTTATCTCTCCTAGATAATTCAAATATTAGGGGGACGGGGAGGTATATACTTATGCAAGAAAGTATTCTTGTGGTCGATGATGAGCTGGAGATTGTAGATATAATCTCTGATATCTTTGAAGATCGAGGTTATAGAGTTCTTAAAGCTTATAATGGAGAACAAGCATTAGATCAGTTAAAGGCGAAGGTAGATTTAATAATATTAGATGTTATGATGCCTCAGATGGATGGCTTTGATCTCTGTAAAGTCATTAGGGAACAAATTCATTGTCCTATTCTGTTTCTAAGCGCGAAGCACTCAGAGATGGATAAAGTAAAGGGATTAACTTTAGGGGGAGATGATTATATAACAAAGCCTTTCCAAGTGAAAGAACTTATTGCCCGCGTCGAGGCGCACTTAAGACGTGAACAGAGGGATCGAGTTAGCACTCAAAATCAACGCCTTTTAGGCAATTTAACTATTAATTATTCACAACATGACGTTTTATTGGATGGTAAGAAGATAGACTTAACAAGTAAAGAGTTTAAGATATTAGAACTCTTAACCGTAAACTTAGGACAGATATTTTCTAAAGAACAGATTTATGAGAAAATTTGGGGTATTGATGCAATGGGTGACTTAAATACTATCATAGTTCATATTAACAATTTAAGAGCTAAACTAACTTCAGGGATGTCAACTTATCACATTAAAACAGTGTGGGGAGTAGGATATAAATTGGAAAAACGCTGATGATTAAAAGGCTATCTTTAAAAACTCAGTTTATCTTAACCTTTGCTTCAGTAATTTTTTTAAGCCTCATAAGTACAATTGGTACCTTAGTTTTAGTATATTATTTTCTCTCCGTTTATAATGAAAAGTCAGTCCAACCTGCTAATTATTACGAGAAAAAAGTTCCTAGTATAGAAAAGTTTGTCGAGTTAAAAGGGGAAAAGATCGTAGAAGTAGCTTTTCAGAAAAATCTAGAAAAAGTTATTCCTATGGAAGGAATTACATATCAGGTTATAAATCTTCAAGGAAATAAAATATATGGTACATTAGATGATCAATTAATAGAAAATAACAAAAGTATATATGAAAAAGTTAATAGATCTGATCAAAAAGGAAAGGTCATAACAAAATATCTTCCTATCCTCGACAAAAATCAAATGGTAGGCGTTCTAGCTGTACGATATGTGTTAGCATCATCTATTGATTATTATATAAAATACATATTTCTTATAATATTATTGATTCCTTTTTTATTTTTAACACTTTACTCATACATATTTGCGAGACGTTTAGGAAAAGAATTAAATAAGCCGATCAAAGAATTGAGTGCTGCTTCTCAGAAAATTAAAAATCAAGATTTGGATTTTGAGATTAAATATGAGAGTGAAAATGAAATAGGTGTATTAATTGACTCTTTTAACAGTATGAAAGAAGAGTTGAAAACGTCACTTTATCTTCAATGGAAATTAGAGCAAGAGCGTCGAGATATGGTTGCCTCGATTGCCCATGATTTAAGAACACCTCTAACAATTATATTATCCCATGTAGAGGTCTTAATGGATCCATCATTAAATGGACAGAAACGTTTGCCACAATATTTGCAAACAATAAAAAATAATACCCAAAGAGTATTGCATTTGACAGAGGAAATGAAAAGAGTGTCTGAGGTAGATAATCCAGATTTTACGCTTGAGATTGAAAGTGTTATTCCTATAGAAATGTTACCAGAAATGCTAGAGGAATTTAAAAAATGGGCAGATGATGAAGAAATAAAGTTCACTTACAGCTTGAATAGAAAGTCTGGAGAGGGAAATTCCGAATTTGCATTAGATCCAAAACGATTGCATCAAATTCTTACTAATTTAATTTCTAATAGTATTCGTTTTACCCCAATGAATGGAAGTATTGATATTCAGGTTCAAATAGAGAAAGATATGATGTTTTTTTCTATTTCCGATACAGGAAAAGGTTTTGACGCCAAAGATTTGCCTTTCTTATTTAGTAAATTCTATCAAGGAGATCCTTCAAGGAACGACCAACTTCACCATGGATTGGGATTATATATTGTAAAAGAGTTGGTTATAAAACATGGTGGTGAAATTCAGGCTAGAAATAATAAACCTCAGGGAGCATGTATTGAATTCACCATATCTTCCATTAAATAAACAAAAAATGAACTATGATTATCATAGTTCATTTTTTGTTTATTTAACTGCGTTGTATACGTCTAATTGTCCATTGCCCCAATAAGCTAAATAGTTCAATATCTTTTTTTACTCCGTTTTTATAGAGATAATCAATGGAACTACTTGGCCGTTTTTTGTAATGACGTTGGTCGATAATTAAGGCTAGGGTAGCAGAAACCTTAGGTGCAGCCATGGAAGTCCCAGAAGCAAATAAGTATCTGCCCGTGTTAAAAGTAGTTAATACTTGTTCTTGTCGGAAAAGCCCACCATCCCACCATGCCTCTTGGCCGTATTTCTCTAATAATCTAGAATCTCCCCCTGGAGCAGCGATATCAATATAATTTTTTCCGAAATTAGATAATAAAGAAGGTTGTTGCGTAGGACCAGTAGAAGACACTGTAACTACACCAGGCAATTCCCCTGGAGCCTCAATCCCTACCCCATTAAATGTTTTTCCTTCTTCTGCGTATTTTTTCTTAAGAAAATTATTTAGCTCTGATTTATTAGAAACATCTATTGAATCGTTTCCTGCAGAAGCAACTACCACACTACCTAACTTATTAGCATACTCAATTGCAAGTTTATATCCTTCAACATCTGCCCACTTATTATCTAAAAGTTCCCCGTCTTTATATATGTCGCCATCAATATAATAGGAACCAAGGCTAAGATTAATAACATCGACGTCATCCTTAGCTGCTTGAATAATTGCTTTAAGGGGTCCTACCATTGGTAGTACCCGACGCTACCCCAATTTGAAGAAGCCGACCAATAAAGGTCGGCTTTTTTCATTTTTAGCAGAAACCGCCATATCCATGAACGGGGGCAGGACAGCATTGGACACCGCCACCGAAACAGCTAGCTCCAACAATGATTAAGAGTATAAACAAAACGACTATAAAGGCGAATCCTCCGCCAAATCCTCTACCGTCATCACAACTTGATTCACAACGTGACATACAAACATCTCCTCATTTTGTTTTTAGAGGAGGAAATTAATTAAATGGGTTATATCACCTTATGCTCTAATTAGGAAAATGACACAATAGTCTCCATCTCTGTTCAGAAGAAGTAAAAAAAGTAGATTCCTTAAGGAGATCGACTTTTCAGGTTGGAATTCTCTTAGCGTATAAAATTTCCGAAATGGGCGGTATAGCATTGTTACATTTTTCCTCTTTTTTCAGTATAAAGAGAAAAAACGAAAAAAGTTAATTAAATCAATTAGATCATACATTCAAATTAGAAAGAAAGTACCCTTATGCTGCAACGGAGCAGGTTAGAACAATAAGTCCTATGGTATAATTCTGCTAATAGTTGAGTTTTCGGGGGTAAGTCAATGAATAATCAAGATTATTTTAATGATGAAAACTATACTGGTAATCACCTTCATGTAGATAATTGGAAATATGAGTTCACTCCATATATAGAAGCAATTGCTTGGGTAAGAAAAGACAGTTCAATGGACTTGTTTTTTAATGATTTCGCAGATGATAAGGAGTTTCAAGCGTTATTTAGTGATAAAGAATACTATTATAATGAACTTATGGGTGTATTTCTTGGTAATGTTAAAACTAATCAGGAAGTATACGAAATGTTTCGTAATTGGGTTTGATGGGGTGCTATACCCATTTAGGAAGAGAGCTAAATAGAAAAGAAAGGATTTTTTCTCATAATGGTTAGTTCTATTTATCATTGTATAAATGTAACCTCTTTACTAATTTCCATATTTTTAACCTCCTACTTGGACGTGAATGCGTTTACATTTAAATTTGCAATGATAACGTTGTAAAATTTCCTGTTTAAATAATCAACTATATTCACCTCTTAATTTACTAAACATATTGGTGTATAATAAATAAATCCATATAAAGACGGAGATGAATGCTTTGGTTACAATTACTGATATCGCGAAGCTTGCCGGAGTTGCTAAGAGTACAGTTTCACGTTATCTAAATAATGGTTCTGTTAGTGAGGCAACGAAAAATAAAATCGAACGTGTGATAAATGAAACCAGCTATGCTCCTAATGCCTTCGCTCAAAGTTTAAAAGCAAAGAAAACTAATATAATCGGTACCATTGTACCGAGACTTGATTCGTATGCTTCTTCTCATACGTTAATTGGCATTGATGAACAATTAAGAGAACTAAATTATCAAATGCTGATCTCAAATACCGGTCAGGATTTAGATCGGGAAATTGAAAATATTTACACACTGGCTAAGCAAAAGGTTGCGGGAATGATTTTGCTTCCATCCCAAGTTACAGACGCCCATTTAGATGCCTTCAAAGAGCTGCACTTGCCCGTTTTACTGGTTGGTCAGCAGCATGAAACAATTCACAGCATCATACACAATGATTATGAAGCAGCATATGATCTCGGAAAACATGTGCTGGAAAAAGGTCACCGTAAGATTGCTTTTTTGGGCGTAACAGGAAAAGATATTGCTGTAGGAGTCATGCGAAAAAAAGGATTTCAGCGGGCGATAGATGAAAAACCAGACTGTGAAGTAAGGTATTATGAAACAAGCTTCAGCATAACAGATGCATTAATCAATGTCCCCTCTATTATTGAGGAATTCACTCCCTCTATTATCGTATGTGCAACTGATAATATAGCGATTGGTGCTTTGAAAGCAGCTTATTTAAGAGGTTTAAAAATCCCAGAAGACTTGTCGATCACTGGATTTGGAGGTTATG
Protein-coding sequences here:
- a CDS encoding ABC transporter permease, whose protein sequence is MKGLFTSELERLWSQKISWIILFFIPLMSIGSVKYYLSWNERVSPGQPDYVTSLNFPIISISEHLVVSFNIIAIILISTVIANEIENGQLRMILIRPFSTTQLFLAKLATILTTMFLYLTLFWILNTVAGYIFFPKVDTLITFLDEQKLSLTAALLYNVKYFFACFVTMISVVSVFTLLGSISRSTMITLGAGVGFIFLAIAIPQLLEFSTQTIIGHSTVIHLMYMSIVKIQHTGIAFLLSSTNNLNSYIILVQTVYIALFGLIAYWTFVKRDYFI
- a CDS encoding ABC transporter permease encodes the protein MKALFISEWERLWSQKKSKWMIGIFTVIVLLQAWFLRYYGVGIYNNDQQVPLNTWNFPWFLLKESSFLLTLIFMPVFFLNSLNVEYNSGAYRLFLIRPFKRKSFLISKWFSLALMVLVHLLIILGIGIAFGFIFLKPDNDFTFYGQQKNAIEAILYTVQVYGLFFIIQMCCLALASLISVIISNAVISFFLLIGLYVGCLYVSSQLSFFLLSVQSIFHTLSTTSNSLYIFALIIMLVGFGACVRIWSKKEFTS
- a CDS encoding ABC transporter ATP-binding protein, with product MAILEAREITKVYKTKYRTYPVLKNISLDIEEGDFVAIMGPSGSGKSTLLNVLSSLDIPSDGDIKVGGTTLTGMKEEQLGIYRREHIGFIFQNYNLLDHLTIEENILLPAALKKGDKKGVQNKLQTFAKELEVTKFLTKYPYEVSGGQQQRAAIIRALINNPALLFADEPTGNLDSKSAQNVLHTLKMLNDKYKTTILMVTHDSVAASFCNRVIFLKDGQIVHEMKRSKLEDTSKFNQRILSFIAKEVEDNDVNVEIYN
- a CDS encoding FtsX-like permease family protein, with product MSMWKYITKNITRNLSHYTVYILSSILSVAIFYMYAAFLLYPKISGTEQLLIACEIIILLFSCFFITYSYEHFLRERKKEMGIWKTFGASRRQLFNVIVLENAVVGTFSILVGILLGMLLSKVFFNFISDILFLNQSFIYTFSPVAVFVTVILFGIVFLLVSCRSYLKIKRIAVLELFQEERKPKPSAQFSRVKFILSICFLLASYIFISYASLPMLLFTFLPLLALVLVGTYLFCSNGLVGVISYLNNKEKRQLNGIKMLTLISLRKKLYYNSKIIFIVSILLSAIMISIGSIQLYIEKNKQRMQSTHPQGALFVASKGKENKIEDSINELKRQGIKDLQTKKWEGLKISSKSGKKEFLIIQNDPSFIKNEDALKNNNYIFNNKKKNDITNGIVKLKSEKRERDLKVKDMNGKRVLNPIDGIEGIISVPKNTFSEIYRTTISEKKLSLYKLDFKEDAKSYNLFKKLSDTALLKSDNLHNVRLLDYENTVQLSSILRLTGLFICLVLFLALASLLWFKLYEDMNDDKKVFHSLRKVGLTDKEVKRTLYIQISVIFFVPLSLGGLNLFIATNALQNILEGITIYSIIVIFLIFGVSQFIIYLISSYFYSKKVL
- a CDS encoding response regulator transcription factor, producing MQESILVVDDELEIVDIISDIFEDRGYRVLKAYNGEQALDQLKAKVDLIILDVMMPQMDGFDLCKVIREQIHCPILFLSAKHSEMDKVKGLTLGGDDYITKPFQVKELIARVEAHLRREQRDRVSTQNQRLLGNLTINYSQHDVLLDGKKIDLTSKEFKILELLTVNLGQIFSKEQIYEKIWGIDAMGDLNTIIVHINNLRAKLTSGMSTYHIKTVWGVGYKLEKR
- a CDS encoding HAMP domain-containing sensor histidine kinase; amino-acid sequence: MIKRLSLKTQFILTFASVIFLSLISTIGTLVLVYYFLSVYNEKSVQPANYYEKKVPSIEKFVELKGEKIVEVAFQKNLEKVIPMEGITYQVINLQGNKIYGTLDDQLIENNKSIYEKVNRSDQKGKVITKYLPILDKNQMVGVLAVRYVLASSIDYYIKYIFLIILLIPFLFLTLYSYIFARRLGKELNKPIKELSAASQKIKNQDLDFEIKYESENEIGVLIDSFNSMKEELKTSLYLQWKLEQERRDMVASIAHDLRTPLTIILSHVEVLMDPSLNGQKRLPQYLQTIKNNTQRVLHLTEEMKRVSEVDNPDFTLEIESVIPIEMLPEMLEEFKKWADDEEIKFTYSLNRKSGEGNSEFALDPKRLHQILTNLISNSIRFTPMNGSIDIQVQIEKDMMFFSISDTGKGFDAKDLPFLFSKFYQGDPSRNDQLHHGLGLYIVKELVIKHGGEIQARNNKPQGACIEFTISSIK
- a CDS encoding S8 family serine peptidase, with product MVGPLKAIIQAAKDDVDVINLSLGSYYIDGDIYKDGELLDNKWADVEGYKLAIEYANKLGSVVVASAGNDSIDVSNKSELNNFLKKKYAEEGKTFNGVGIEAPGELPGVVTVSSTGPTQQPSLLSNFGKNYIDIAAPGGDSRLLEKYGQEAWWDGGLFRQEQVLTTFNTGRYLFASGTSMAAPKVSATLALIIDQRHYKKRPSSSIDYLYKNGVKKDIELFSLLGQWTIRRIQRS
- a CDS encoding LacI family DNA-binding transcriptional regulator — protein: MVTITDIAKLAGVAKSTVSRYLNNGSVSEATKNKIERVINETSYAPNAFAQSLKAKKTNIIGTIVPRLDSYASSHTLIGIDEQLRELNYQMLISNTGQDLDREIENIYTLAKQKVAGMILLPSQVTDAHLDAFKELHLPVLLVGQQHETIHSIIHNDYEAAYDLGKHVLEKGHRKIAFLGVTGKDIAVGVMRKKGFQRAIDEKPDCEVRYYETSFSITDALINVPSIIEEFTPSIIVCATDNIAIGALKAAYLRGLKIPEDLSITGFGGYEVTEMIHPGITTAKFYYKEAGQMAAKSIVKLVNGEELPKLSLSKYKIIERESVDNRLLHRL